One Staphylococcus simiae genomic region harbors:
- a CDS encoding ATP-binding protein, producing MTQSKPQQSILAKLKINNIAEKNKKKFYKFAIYGKIGSGKTTFATRDNDAFVIDINEDGTTVVDKGADVSIENYQHLLYVIQYLPQILKEMRDEGMTINVVVIETAQKLRDITLTDVMKHKTKKPSFNDWGEVADRIITMYRRISKLQELHHFHFVVTGHEGINKDKDEEGSTINPTVTIEAQEQIKKAITSQSDVLARMMIEEEQLENGQVKANYVLNAEPSHMYETKIRHSPSVQINHKKFIDPCISDIVQAIRNGN from the coding sequence ATGACGCAATCAAAACCACAACAAAGTATATTAGCCAAATTGAAGATAAATAATATTGCAGAGAAGAATAAGAAGAAATTTTATAAATTTGCGATATACGGCAAAATTGGCTCAGGTAAGACGACATTTGCGACAAGGGATAATGATGCCTTTGTTATTGATATTAATGAAGATGGTACAACAGTGGTTGATAAAGGTGCTGATGTATCGATAGAGAATTATCAACATCTTTTATATGTCATTCAATATCTACCACAAATTTTAAAAGAAATGCGTGATGAGGGAATGACAATAAACGTTGTAGTGATTGAGACAGCTCAAAAACTAAGAGATATTACATTAACTGATGTTATGAAACATAAAACAAAAAAGCCTTCTTTTAATGATTGGGGAGAAGTAGCAGATCGAATCATAACGATGTATAGACGTATATCGAAGTTACAAGAATTACATCATTTTCATTTTGTCGTTACAGGACACGAAGGGATTAACAAAGATAAAGATGAAGAAGGAAGCACAATCAATCCAACTGTAACGATTGAAGCTCAAGAGCAAATTAAAAAAGCCATTACATCTCAAAGTGATGTCTTAGCAAGAATGATGATTGAAGAAGAGCAATTAGAAAATGGACAGGTCAAAGCAAACTATGTTTTAAATGCTGAGCCTTCACACATGTATGAAACGAAAATAAGACACTCTCCATCAGTACAAATCAATCATAAGAAATTTATTGATCCATGCATCAGTGACATTGTACAAGCGATTAGAAATGGTAATTAG